A genomic stretch from Candidatus Melainabacteria bacterium includes:
- a CDS encoding class I SAM-dependent methyltransferase, whose amino-acid sequence MNGTGAYVGSELDLFAKAIRWKKYFRSTFSRFLKGDVLEVGAGLGGTTEILCDGSQNSWLCLEPDQEMTESIRRKISAGELPACCRAQAGFRSELPETALFDAILYIDVLEHIENDKEEALGAVGHLRTGGHLIVLSPAHQFLYSPFDKAIGHYRRYSLEELRSAIPASLEPVSLRYLDSVGLFASLGNRMLLRQSMPTEDQILFWDRVLIPVSQIVDPILGYQFGKTVVGIWKKGA is encoded by the coding sequence ATGAACGGCACCGGTGCTTATGTAGGTTCAGAACTGGATCTATTTGCTAAAGCGATTCGATGGAAAAAGTATTTTCGTTCGACTTTCAGCCGGTTTTTAAAGGGGGACGTGCTCGAGGTTGGAGCTGGCTTGGGCGGAACGACCGAAATATTATGTGACGGTTCGCAGAACAGTTGGTTATGTCTTGAACCAGATCAAGAAATGACTGAGTCGATAAGAAGAAAGATTTCCGCTGGTGAATTGCCTGCTTGTTGTCGGGCCCAGGCCGGTTTTCGCAGCGAGTTACCAGAGACTGCGCTGTTCGATGCGATCTTGTACATTGATGTGCTTGAGCACATTGAGAACGATAAAGAAGAAGCATTGGGAGCAGTCGGTCATTTGAGAACCGGTGGACATTTGATTGTTTTATCGCCCGCGCATCAGTTCCTTTATTCGCCGTTCGACAAAGCAATTGGGCACTACCGGCGGTATTCTTTAGAGGAACTGCGGTCTGCCATACCAGCCAGCCTGGAGCCGGTTTCGCTCCGTTATCTCGATTCTGTCGGGCTGTTCGCCTCTCTCGGAAATCGCATGTTGTTGCGCCAGTCCATGCCCACTGAAGACCAGATTTTGTTTTGGGATAGAGTTCTAATTCCTGTTTCACAGATAGTCGATCCTATCTTGGGATATCAGTTTGGCAAGACAGTCGTTGGTATTTGGAAGAAAGGGGCATGA